The region TCGATGACCATGATGCCAACGTTCTGGTTTTTGTTATCGACAATACAGAGCGCAAGCAGGCGCAGGACGCCTTGCTCGCAGCCCAGGCCGAACTCGCCCATGCAGCCCGTGTCGCGACGCTCGGCGAACTCACGGCCTCGATCGCCCATGAGGTCAATCAACCGCTGATGTCGGTCGTGACCAGCGGCGAAGCCGGGATGCGCTGGCTGCGCCGCGAAAAGCCTGACCTGCACGAGGTCGAGACGGCGATCGAACGCATCATCTCCGAAGGGCGCAGGGCCAGCGAGATCGTAAAGCGCATCCGCGCGTTCCTCACGAAAGCTCCGGCGCAGCACAATGAGCTCAGCGTCGCCGCGATCATCGACGAGGCGAGCCTGCTCGTGCAGCGCGAACTCGCGCGCGAACGCGTCGAATTATGCGTCGAGATCGAGCCCGACCTGCCATCGATCACGGGCGACCGGATTCAGCTCCAGCAGGTGCTGGTCAATCTCATGGTCAATGCCGGCCAGGCGATGGCGGATCAGCCGGGCCCGCGGCTCCTGTCCGTCGGCGCGACGCGCCCGACAACCGAAAGCCTCGTCGTGACGATCGGCGATTCCGGACCAGGCATCGCAGCCGGCGACATCGAACGCCTGTTCAGCCCCTTCTTCACGACCAAGAAGGAGGGAATGGGCATGGGGCTTGCGATCTGCCGAACGACGACGGAAGCTCATGGCGGCACGCTGTCCGTCGAGAGCGTGCCGGGCAATGGCGCGACGTTCCGGCTCACGCTCCCCGTATTGCAGATCGGCACGGCACCATGATCAGGCAGACTTCGGCAAAGACCGCCCCCGCCGCGAACTCGAGTCAGCCCGTGGTCATCGTCGTCGACGACGACCTCGCCGTGCGCGAGTCCCTCGACAGCCTGTTCCGCTCCATCGGGCTCCAGACGCGTCTGTTCGGATCGCCTGCGGAACTCCTTCAAGGTTCGCTTCCAAACCTGCCGGGCTGCATCATCCTCGACGTGCGGCTGCCGGGCATCAGCGGCCTGGATTTCCAGGACCAGCTCGCGAGGCACGGCATCGACCTGCCGATCATCTTCATGACGGGTCATGGCGATATCCCCATGACGGTGCGTGCGATGAAGGCCGGCGCCATCGACTTCCTGTCGAAACCGTTTCGGGATCAGGACATGCTCGACGCGGTCACCACTGCGATCGAGCGCGACAAAAACAGGCGAACCAAGGCCGCAACCGACGATGACCTGCGCGCCGAATATGAGACCTTGACGCCGCGCGAGCGTGAGGTGCTGGCCCATGTCGTGTCGGGGCTGATGAACAAGCAGATCGCCGGCCTCATCGGCTTGAGCGAGATCACCGTGAAGATCCATCGCGGCAACGTCATGCGGAAGATGGGCGTGCGATCGCTCGCCGACCTGGTGCGCAAGGCGGAAGCGCTGGGCATTTCTCTTCCCTGACGAGAGCCGCCTCCAAACCGCTGTGCGATGTCCAAAGCGATCCCTGGGGACCGCAACCGCCG is a window of Bosea sp. F3-2 DNA encoding:
- a CDS encoding response regulator transcription factor, with product MIRQTSAKTAPAANSSQPVVIVVDDDLAVRESLDSLFRSIGLQTRLFGSPAELLQGSLPNLPGCIILDVRLPGISGLDFQDQLARHGIDLPIIFMTGHGDIPMTVRAMKAGAIDFLSKPFRDQDMLDAVTTAIERDKNRRTKAATDDDLRAEYETLTPREREVLAHVVSGLMNKQIAGLIGLSEITVKIHRGNVMRKMGVRSLADLVRKAEALGISLP